Proteins from one Sarcophilus harrisii chromosome 2, mSarHar1.11, whole genome shotgun sequence genomic window:
- the LOC100915647 gene encoding olfactory receptor 4F4-like: MDGANNTVVSEFVLLGLSTSWEMKILLFLFFFSFYVGIMLGNFFIVFTVIFDSHLHSPMYFLLANLSLIDFGLSTTTVPTMITDIFSEHKVISFPGCMIQIFFIHVMGGTEMVLLIAMAYDRYTAICKPLHYLTIMNHKTCICFVVTAWVIGMIHAVSQFVFVVNLPFCGPNKVDSFYCDIPKVAVLACTDTYWLEYVVIANSGLISMCTFFLLIISYIFILVTVRHHSSAGLSKAFSTLSAHIAVVFLFFVPCFFVYVWQIPTLSLDKFLLILVFLVTPLLNPAIYTLRNKDMKLAMKRLTKKIVRSREIR, translated from the coding sequence ATGGATGGAGCAAACAACACTGTGGTATCTGAGTTTGTATTGCTGGGATTGTCTACTTCTTGGGAGATGAAGATtctcctctttttgtttttcttttccttttatgtggGAATTATGCTTGGAAACTTCTTCATAGTGTTTACTGTGATTTTTGATTCTCATTTGCACTCCCCTATGTACTTTCTGTTAGCGAATCTCTCCCTTATTGATTTTGGTCTATCTACTACTACAGTCCCAACGATGATCACTGACATTTTTAGCGAACACAAAGTCATCTCCTTCCCAGGCTGCATGATACAGATATTCTTTATCCATGTCATGGGAGGAACAGAGATGGTATTGCTCATAGCTATGGCCTATGACAGATACACAGCCATCTGTAAACCTCTTCACTACCTGACTATTATGAATCACAAaacatgcatttgttttgtagtGACTGCCTGGGTGATTGGGATGATTCATGCTGTGTCtcagtttgtttttgttgtaaaTCTGCCCTTCTGTGGCCCTAATAAGGTTGACAGCTTTTATTGTGACATCCCTAAAGTTGCAGTACTTGCCTGCACAGATACCTACTGGTTGGAGTATGTGGTCATTGCCAACAGTGGGCTTATCTCCATGTGCACATTCTTTCTCTTAATCATctcttacattttcattttagttaCTGTAAGACATCATTCTTCAGCTGGTTTATCCAAGGCTTTTTCCACACTTTCAGCTCATATAGCTGTGGTATTCTTGTTCTTTGTTCCCTGCTTCTTTGTCTATGTGTGGCAAATTCCCACTCTGTCACTGGATAAATTTTTACTTATTCTAGTTTTTCTTGTCACTCCACTCTTGAATCCTGCCATATATACATTGAGGAACAAAGATATGAAGTTGGCCATGAAAAGATTGACAAAGAAGATTGTGAGATCTAGAGAAATCAGATGA